A part of Solibacillus sp. FSL H8-0538 genomic DNA contains:
- the purH gene encoding bifunctional phosphoribosylaminoimidazolecarboxamide formyltransferase/IMP cyclohydrolase, whose amino-acid sequence MTKRALISVSDKNGILEFAKELVALGYEVLSTGGTKKLLQDNNVAVTAVDEVTKFPEILDGRVKTLNPLIHGGLLGKFDEPSHQAQMKEHGIEPIEIVCVNLYPFVETISKPDVTWDDAIENIDIGGPTMLRSAAKNHDYVTVIVDSNDYAKVLEELKAGGATTIETRRTLAAKVFRHTAAYDSYISNHLTEAIGEEFPESLTMTYELKQNLRYGENPHQKAAFYQKRLGSDFSIAYATQLHGKELSYNNIQDANAALQIVKEFEMPAAVAVKHMNPCGVGTGTNIEEAFNKAYEADATSIFGGIIALNMEVDVATATKLSEIFLEIIIAPSFTAEALEILTKKKNIRLMTIDFSQDKQDKFNVVSVEGGLLVQEPDRYGFAEADVKVVTDRKPTEEEWNALKLGWAVVKHVKSNAIVVTDAQMTLGVGAGQMNRVGAAKIAFEQAGEKAKGAALASDAFFPMSDSVEAAAAAGITAIIQPGGSIKDQDSIDMANEFGITMVFTGVRHFKH is encoded by the coding sequence GTGACTAAACGCGCACTTATTAGTGTCTCAGATAAAAATGGTATTTTAGAATTTGCAAAAGAATTAGTAGCTCTTGGCTATGAAGTATTATCTACTGGTGGAACAAAAAAATTACTTCAAGATAACAATGTGGCAGTAACAGCTGTTGACGAAGTAACAAAATTCCCAGAGATTTTAGACGGTCGTGTGAAAACATTGAACCCATTAATCCACGGTGGTCTTTTAGGTAAATTTGATGAGCCATCTCACCAAGCGCAAATGAAAGAGCACGGTATTGAGCCAATCGAAATCGTTTGTGTAAACCTTTACCCATTCGTTGAAACAATTTCAAAACCAGATGTAACTTGGGATGATGCGATCGAAAACATCGATATCGGTGGCCCAACAATGCTACGTTCAGCTGCAAAAAACCATGATTACGTAACAGTTATTGTGGACAGCAACGATTATGCAAAGGTTCTTGAAGAATTAAAAGCAGGCGGTGCTACTACAATCGAAACACGTCGCACTCTAGCAGCGAAAGTGTTCCGTCACACAGCAGCGTACGATTCATATATCTCGAACCACCTAACAGAAGCAATCGGTGAAGAATTCCCAGAAAGCTTAACGATGACATATGAATTAAAACAAAACTTACGCTATGGCGAAAACCCGCACCAAAAAGCGGCATTTTACCAAAAACGTTTAGGTTCTGACTTCTCAATCGCATACGCAACACAATTACACGGTAAAGAACTTTCTTACAACAACATTCAAGATGCAAATGCTGCTCTTCAAATCGTAAAGGAATTCGAAATGCCAGCAGCAGTAGCTGTAAAGCATATGAATCCTTGCGGCGTTGGTACGGGTACGAACATAGAAGAAGCATTCAACAAAGCATATGAGGCGGATGCAACGTCTATTTTTGGTGGCATTATTGCACTAAACATGGAAGTAGATGTTGCAACAGCGACGAAATTAAGCGAAATCTTCCTTGAAATCATTATCGCACCAAGCTTTACAGCAGAAGCGCTTGAAATTTTAACGAAGAAGAAAAACATTCGTTTAATGACAATCGATTTCTCTCAGGACAAACAAGACAAATTCAATGTAGTGTCTGTAGAAGGTGGCTTACTTGTTCAAGAGCCAGACCGTTACGGCTTTGCTGAAGCAGACGTAAAAGTAGTAACAGACCGAAAGCCAACTGAAGAAGAGTGGAATGCTCTGAAACTTGGCTGGGCAGTAGTGAAACACGTAAAATCAAATGCAATCGTTGTTACTGATGCACAAATGACATTAGGTGTTGGTGCTGGTCAAATGAACCGCGTAGGCGCAGCGAAAATCGCCTTCGAGCAAGCTGGCGAAAAAGCAAAGGGTGCAGCACTTGCATCTGACGCATTCTTCCCAATGAGCGACTCTGTTGAAGCTGCAGCTGCTGCTGGTATTACAGCAATCATTCAACCAGGTGGATCGATTAAAGACCAAGATTCGATTGATATGGCGAATGAATTCGGAATAACGATGGTGTTCACGGGCGTACGTCACTTTAAGCATTAA
- the purM gene encoding phosphoribosylformylglycinamidine cyclo-ligase, translating to MSKAYEQAGVNIEAGYEAVKRMKSHVERTNRLGVMGTFGGFGGMFDLSSLNLKEPVLISGTDGVGTKLKLAFIVDKHDTIGVDCVAMCVNDIVAQGAEPLYFLDYVAVGKAFPEKIEQIVKGVADGCVQSGAALIGGETAEMPGLYEEDEYDLAGFAVGACEKADIVTGEKIVEGDVLVGIASSGVHSNGYSLVRKIVFADNGIAVDAVVEGYEELGPIGEALLVPTKLYAKPVLAALKAADVHGCAHVTGGGFYENLPRMMPAGLATEIDLGAWPVLRIFDFLKEKGALADKDLYNVFNMGIGFVMAVPASEVEKVIAAVEANGEQAFTIGRVVKGEGVIFNGDHDGSLV from the coding sequence ATGTCAAAAGCATATGAGCAAGCTGGCGTTAATATTGAAGCAGGTTATGAAGCGGTAAAACGCATGAAGTCACATGTTGAACGTACGAATCGTCTAGGCGTTATGGGTACATTTGGTGGCTTCGGTGGGATGTTTGACCTGTCTTCATTAAACTTAAAGGAACCTGTTCTTATTTCAGGTACAGATGGTGTTGGAACGAAATTAAAGCTAGCATTCATAGTTGATAAGCACGATACAATCGGCGTTGACTGTGTAGCGATGTGTGTGAACGATATCGTGGCACAAGGCGCAGAGCCACTATACTTCCTGGATTATGTTGCAGTAGGTAAAGCTTTCCCTGAAAAAATCGAGCAAATCGTAAAAGGTGTAGCGGACGGTTGTGTGCAGTCTGGTGCAGCGTTAATCGGTGGCGAAACAGCGGAAATGCCAGGTCTTTACGAGGAAGATGAGTACGACCTAGCTGGATTTGCAGTAGGTGCTTGTGAAAAAGCGGATATCGTAACGGGTGAAAAAATTGTGGAAGGTGACGTGCTTGTAGGGATTGCTTCAAGCGGAGTTCACTCAAACGGTTATTCATTAGTTCGTAAAATAGTGTTTGCTGATAATGGAATTGCGGTAGATGCTGTTGTTGAAGGCTACGAAGAACTTGGCCCAATAGGTGAAGCACTTCTAGTACCAACAAAGCTTTATGCAAAACCAGTTCTTGCTGCATTAAAAGCGGCTGACGTTCATGGTTGTGCCCACGTAACAGGTGGTGGTTTCTATGAAAACCTACCGCGTATGATGCCAGCAGGACTTGCGACAGAAATTGACTTAGGTGCTTGGCCTGTACTACGTATTTTTGACTTCTTAAAAGAAAAAGGTGCGTTAGCTGATAAAGATTTATACAATGTATTCAACATGGGAATTGGCTTTGTTATGGCAGTGCCAGCTAGTGAAGTAGAGAAGGTCATCGCTGCAGTTGAAGCAAACGGTGAACAAGCATTTACAATTGGCCGTGTTGTTAAAGGCGAAGGCGTAATATTTAACGGTGACCATGACGGGAGCTTAGTGTAA
- the purN gene encoding phosphoribosylglycinamide formyltransferase, translating to MVTKIAVFASGSGSNFEAIAEAITRGELDAQIELVVTDKPGAFVVTRAQKFNIPVLEIAPKMFATKADYEAAVVEALREKDVKWVVLAGYMRLVSDTLLAAYHNRIVNIHPSLLPSFPGKDAIGQAMEHGVKVTGVTVHYVDAGMDTGKIIAQGAIGVVEGDRESTEQQIHELEHKLYTQTLKQLFEV from the coding sequence ATGGTAACAAAAATCGCAGTATTCGCTTCAGGCAGCGGTAGTAATTTCGAGGCAATCGCTGAAGCAATCACACGCGGTGAATTAGATGCACAAATCGAGCTTGTCGTTACTGACAAGCCCGGTGCATTTGTTGTTACGCGTGCGCAAAAGTTTAATATTCCTGTGCTGGAAATAGCACCAAAGATGTTTGCTACAAAGGCAGATTATGAAGCCGCTGTCGTGGAAGCGTTACGTGAAAAGGATGTTAAGTGGGTTGTTTTAGCGGGTTATATGCGTTTAGTAAGTGATACTTTGCTTGCGGCGTATCACAATCGCATCGTAAATATTCACCCATCACTACTTCCATCATTCCCAGGCAAAGATGCAATCGGGCAAGCGATGGAGCATGGTGTAAAAGTTACTGGAGTTACAGTTCACTACGTTGATGCTGGAATGGATACAGGAAAAATTATTGCGCAAGGAGCGATTGGTGTTGTAGAAGGCGACCGAGAGTCTACCGAACAACAAATCCACGAGCTTGAGCATAAGCTTTATACACAAACGTTAAAGCAACTTTTTGAAGTATAA
- the purF gene encoding amidophosphoribosyltransferase codes for MLAEIRGLNEECGVFGIWGNSNPAHLSYYGLHALQHRGQEGAGIVVTDGSVLRAVKGEGLVNEVFNEDKLKAVNGKAAIAHVRYATAGGSGIENVQPLLFHSSTGSLSIAHNGNLVNANHLKQYLERQGSIFHSTSDTEVVAHLIKKSKLSPFRAKVKEALNLLKGAYSLLVMTKEEMLVARDPHGLRPLSLGKLGDGWVVASETCAFDLIGAEYVREIEPGELLIINDQGLTSDRFMPMENRAMCAMEYVYLARPDSDIDGINLHMARKRMGKQLAKECAHIEADVVTGVPDSSMSAAIGFAEATGIPYELGLIKNRYVGRTFIQPTQELRERGVKMKLSPVVQVVKDKRVIMVDDSIVRGTTSRRIVKMLKDAGATEVHVVISSPPMTDPCFYGIDTSTHEELIASSQSVEEIRDTIGADSLTFLSAEGLVEAIARPFEDENRGLCIACFSGKYPTEIFPDTILPHEKELLR; via the coding sequence ATGCTTGCTGAAATCAGAGGCTTAAACGAAGAATGTGGGGTGTTTGGTATTTGGGGCAACTCAAATCCAGCACACCTTAGTTATTACGGGCTACATGCTCTTCAACATCGCGGTCAAGAAGGTGCTGGAATCGTCGTAACAGACGGTTCAGTGCTTCGTGCGGTAAAAGGCGAAGGGCTTGTGAATGAGGTATTTAATGAAGATAAATTAAAAGCGGTAAACGGTAAAGCTGCGATTGCACACGTACGTTATGCAACAGCGGGCGGCAGTGGTATTGAAAATGTACAACCACTATTATTCCACTCTTCAACAGGCAGTCTTTCAATCGCACATAACGGAAACTTAGTAAATGCGAATCACTTAAAACAGTATTTAGAGCGTCAAGGAAGCATTTTCCACTCGACATCAGATACAGAAGTAGTAGCGCATTTAATTAAGAAAAGTAAACTTTCTCCGTTCCGTGCGAAAGTAAAAGAAGCGTTAAACCTTTTAAAAGGTGCGTATTCATTACTTGTTATGACAAAAGAAGAAATGCTTGTAGCACGTGATCCACATGGCTTACGTCCACTTTCACTAGGTAAATTAGGTGATGGTTGGGTAGTTGCTTCTGAAACTTGTGCATTCGATTTAATCGGTGCTGAGTATGTTCGCGAGATTGAACCAGGTGAATTATTAATTATTAATGATCAAGGATTGACTTCTGATCGCTTTATGCCAATGGAAAACCGTGCAATGTGTGCAATGGAATACGTGTACCTTGCTCGTCCGGATTCAGATATAGATGGTATTAACTTACACATGGCGCGCAAACGTATGGGAAAACAGCTTGCAAAAGAATGTGCTCATATTGAAGCGGACGTTGTTACGGGTGTACCGGATTCAAGTATGTCGGCTGCTATTGGTTTTGCAGAAGCAACAGGTATTCCTTATGAATTAGGTTTAATTAAAAACCGCTATGTAGGTCGTACATTTATTCAACCAACTCAAGAACTTCGTGAGCGCGGCGTGAAAATGAAACTCTCACCAGTCGTTCAAGTTGTGAAAGATAAACGCGTTATTATGGTAGATGATTCTATCGTACGTGGTACAACTTCACGTCGTATTGTAAAAATGCTAAAAGACGCAGGTGCTACGGAAGTACATGTTGTGATTTCTTCTCCACCAATGACGGATCCTTGTTTCTACGGCATCGATACGTCAACACATGAAGAATTAATTGCATCAAGCCAAAGCGTGGAAGAAATTCGCGATACAATCGGTGCGGATTCATTAACATTCCTATCAGCTGAAGGCCTAGTGGAAGCAATCGCACGTCCGTTTGAAGATGAAAACCGTGGTCTTTGTATAGCTTGTTTCTCAGGGAAATACCCAACAGAAATTTTCCCAGATACGATCTTACCACATGAAAAAGAACTGTTACGCTAA